A portion of the Edaphobacter bradus genome contains these proteins:
- a CDS encoding M1 family aminopeptidase, translating into MRSSLHLLRTSIAAIISISILDIAAWAAPVKPQLQVTGYIIDADLDPAVHRLSATAQVTFTALEDLTSPVFELNNGLQITKVTDARKTPLEVERLTNNSTVRFTLASPILKGTSTTYTFVYSGTLHGADTSPVEGIKLASVDDPISILLYPGRWFPMVGLYTDRFTAEMHIRVPGDERVVGSGSGVAAQKSVPGNRTEFTFKWAKPGFPGTIIAGKFLDPVTAGVSNMRVFVTEKHKADAADFAHTAERQFEFMTNTFGQPESGRIDLVELPDDAVSATWAPEIAAIAGGRLAAKNFQRLLSNTLAHQWWGSEISPATLNDAWITNGMSRYAELMYLEDSAGKTAFESAVTDISAGALAYDTEPLTTVGRLDPFSPQFQSMTLEKGAMVFHMLRWEMGNDAFIKFLRGMLSQYTDKPIRTSNVQTVAEAQSNLQLTPFFAQWCDGTGAPTFTNKYTVFRLGNNKGFRTVGSIAQDLDLFRMPIELRIETDGKTETRRVDVSGAESQFSVETFGRPRRISIDPQNWVLKSTPDLAVRVAVLRGQQQVAQGDLTAGLIEYQKALDANKSSSLAAYRIGEVFFMQRNYQSAANSFRDALRGDGDPRWVEVWSHIELGRIFDLTGQRDRAVNEYRLAVQTNDNTQGAVNEARALMQKPYKRESSDN; encoded by the coding sequence ATGCGCTCTTCTCTTCATCTTCTTCGCACGTCGATTGCAGCCATTATCTCCATTTCTATCCTCGACATCGCTGCCTGGGCCGCGCCCGTCAAGCCGCAGCTCCAGGTAACCGGCTACATCATCGACGCCGACCTTGACCCGGCCGTCCACCGGCTGTCGGCCACCGCGCAAGTCACCTTCACCGCCCTTGAAGACCTTACCTCACCCGTCTTCGAACTGAACAACGGCCTGCAGATCACCAAGGTGACCGACGCCAGGAAGACCCCACTCGAGGTCGAACGGCTCACCAACAACTCCACCGTCCGCTTCACCCTCGCCAGTCCCATCCTCAAAGGCACCTCAACCACGTACACCTTTGTGTACTCCGGCACGCTCCACGGCGCCGACACCAGCCCCGTCGAAGGCATCAAGCTCGCCTCGGTCGACGACCCCATCAGCATCCTGCTCTACCCGGGGCGCTGGTTCCCCATGGTCGGCCTCTACACCGACCGTTTCACGGCAGAGATGCACATCCGCGTCCCCGGGGATGAGCGCGTCGTCGGCTCAGGCTCCGGCGTGGCCGCACAGAAGAGCGTCCCCGGCAATCGCACCGAGTTCACCTTCAAGTGGGCCAAACCGGGCTTCCCGGGAACCATCATCGCCGGCAAGTTTCTCGACCCCGTCACGGCGGGTGTCAGCAACATGCGCGTCTTCGTCACGGAGAAGCACAAGGCCGATGCCGCGGACTTTGCCCATACCGCCGAACGCCAATTCGAATTCATGACGAACACGTTCGGCCAGCCCGAGTCCGGCCGCATCGACCTGGTCGAACTGCCGGACGATGCCGTCTCCGCCACCTGGGCGCCTGAGATCGCCGCCATCGCCGGAGGACGGCTGGCTGCCAAGAACTTCCAGCGCCTGCTCTCCAACACCCTGGCCCACCAGTGGTGGGGCAGCGAGATCTCGCCAGCTACTCTGAACGACGCCTGGATCACGAACGGGATGTCCCGCTACGCCGAGCTGATGTACCTCGAGGATTCCGCTGGCAAGACCGCCTTTGAATCCGCCGTTACTGACATCTCTGCTGGAGCCCTCGCCTACGACACCGAGCCACTCACCACCGTCGGCCGGCTCGATCCCTTCTCGCCGCAGTTCCAGTCCATGACCCTCGAAAAGGGCGCCATGGTCTTCCACATGCTGCGCTGGGAGATGGGCAATGACGCCTTCATCAAGTTCCTGCGCGGCATGCTCTCTCAGTACACGGACAAGCCCATCCGAACCTCCAATGTTCAGACGGTCGCCGAGGCGCAGTCCAACCTCCAGCTCACGCCGTTCTTCGCCCAGTGGTGCGACGGCACCGGGGCCCCCACCTTTACCAACAAGTACACCGTTTTCCGCCTCGGCAACAACAAGGGCTTCCGCACCGTAGGCTCCATCGCCCAGGACCTCGACCTCTTCCGAATGCCGATCGAGTTGCGCATCGAGACAGACGGCAAGACCGAGACCCGCCGTGTCGACGTCTCCGGCGCCGAGAGCCAGTTCTCCGTCGAGACCTTCGGCCGTCCGCGCCGTATCAGCATTGATCCACAGAACTGGGTCCTCAAAAGCACACCCGACCTCGCCGTCCGTGTAGCCGTCCTGCGCGGCCAGCAGCAGGTCGCCCAAGGTGATCTCACCGCCGGCCTCATCGAATATCAGAAGGCCCTCGACGCTAACAAAAGCAGTTCGCTGGCTGCCTACCGGATCGGCGAGGTGTTCTTCATGCAGCGCAACTACCAGTCCGCCGCCAACTCCTTCCGCGACGCCCTGCGCGGCGACGGCGACCCCCGATGGGTCGAGGTTTGGAGCCACATCGAACTCGGCCGCATCTTCGACCTCACTGGCCAGCGCGACCGTGCCGTCAACGAGTATCGGCTCGCCGTCCAGACCAACGACAACACGCAGGGAGCCGTCAACGAAGCAAGGGCCCTGATGCAGAAGCCCTACAAGCGCGAGAGCAGCGATAACTAA